Within Streptomyces roseirectus, the genomic segment TACGGCGACAACGCCGCGCTCGGCACGTACGGGGCTTTCGCCGCCGGTGACGACACTGCCGTCGGCCTCAGTGGCGACTCTTACGTCCAGCTCGCCGACGCCTCCCTCAGCGGTGCCGCCCTGTCGGCTGAACTGTGGTTCCGCACCGACAAGCCCGGCATCCTGCTCACCGAGTCGAACACCGACATCAGCGAGGACGAGGTCCCCTCCCGCGCCACCCCGCTGCTGTACGTCGGCACCGACGGCAAACTGCGCGGCCAGTTCTACTCGGACACCACCAACTGGACGCCTCCGGCCTCCAAGAGCACGGTCACCGACAGCCAGTGGCACCACGCCGTCGTGACCGGCAACGGAAGCACCTCCGCCCTCTACGTCGACGGAGCTCTCGCCGGCACGGTGTCCGGCGCGATCACCCATCTCGACCAGACACGGATCTTCCTCGGCAAGGGCCGTACCGGCAGCCGCTGGGCAGCTCTCGACTCCACCGACCCGTGGGGGCACTTCAGCGGTGCCCTTGACGAAGTCGCCTTCTACCCCAAGGCCCTCACCGCGGCCGAGATCGGCGCGCACTACCGCTCCCGCACCGGCATGGTCACCGGCGACGGCCCGCACTACCGCGGCGCTGTCACCGTCGACGCCCCGGCCGGATACTGGCGCCTCGACGAAAGCACCGGGACCACCGCTCACAGCCAGGTAGCCGTCCTCGACGGCGACGGCACCTACACCAACGCCACGCTCGGCGCCGACGGCGCCTTCGGCACCGGCGACAACACCGCCGTCACCTTCAAGGGCAACGGCTACGCCGAGATCCCCGGCTCTATCCTGCGCGGCTCCACCGACCTCGCCGTCGAGCTCTGGTTCAAGACCACCAAGGCCGGCGTCCTGATCGGCGACCAGTCCGCCCCCATGGGCGCCACCGTCACCGGCACCTACGCGCCGCTGCTGTACGTGGGCACCGACGGCAAACTCAACGGCAAGTTCTTCTCATCCGGCCTCGGCACCGCGAAGGTCGCCTCCGCCGACTCCGTCACCGACGACCAGTGGCACCACGCCGTCGTCACCGCCACCGGCACCGCCCAGACCCTCTACCTCGACGGCGTCCAGGCCGCCACCCTCACCGGAGCCGTCAACCACCAGTCCAACACCCGCACCTACATCGGCGCCGGCTTCGCCAAGAACTGGCCCGCCGCACCCGCCGATGCCAGTTACTTCACCGGCCAGATCGACGAAGTCGCCGTCTACCAGCACGGCCTGAGCGCCGACCAGGTCGCCGAGCACTACCGCTCGCGCGAACACTCCGGCAGCTCCGCCCTGGCCATGACGGTCACCGTCACAGACCCCGTCGGCGCCACCACCAGCACCACCTACGACGCCCTGCGCGGCCAGCGCCGTACCGCCACCACCGATGCCGACGGCGGCGTCACCACCTACGCCTACGACACCGGCGGCTACCTCCACACCGTCACCGATCCGGCCGGTCACTCCACCGTCACCGGGCACGACGCCCGCGGCAACACCGTCTCCACCACCACCTGCCGCGACGCGGGCTCCTGCGCGACGAGCTTCACCACCTACTTCCTCAACGCCGGTGATCCGCTCGACCCGCGCAACGACAAAGCCCTCACCCAGCGCGACGCCCGCTCCACCGGCCCCGCCGACAACCGCTACCGCACCACGTTCGCCTACAACACCCTCGGCCTGCCCACCGCCGCGACCCGCGCCGACAACACGGCCGCCACCACCACCTACACCGCAGGCACCGAAGCCGCCGTCGGCGGAGGCACTGCCCCAGCCGGCCTCGCCCTCACCCAGACCACCCCCGGCGGCGCGAAGACCTCCTACCGCTACTACGCGAGCGGTGACCTCGCCGATGTCACCTCCCCCTCCGGACTGGTCACTTCGTACACCTACGACGGCCTGGGCCGTAAAACCGCCGAGAAGCAGGTCTCCGACAGCTTCCCCGCAGGCGTCACCACCGCCTACGGCTACGACCAGGCATCCCGCATCGTCAGCGAGACCGGCACGGGCGTGAAGAACGAGATCACCAACACCGTCCACACCGCCGCGATCACCCGCACCTACGACGCCGACGGCAACCTCCTCACCGAGACGACGAAGGACACCACCGGCGGCGACGCGGAACGCACGACCGTCAATCACTACGACGAACACGGCCTCAACGACAGCAGCACGGACGCCGAGCAGAACACCACCACCTACGAACACGACCTCCTGGGCCGCGTCACCAGCCAGACCGACCCCGCCGGCACCCGCCAGACCTACACCTACACCGCACGCGGCCAGCACGCCACGACCGTCCTGAACGACTGGACCGGCGACCCGTCCGGCACCACCCGCGACCTGACCGTCGCCGCGAACGCCTACGACCCCTCCGGCCGACTCGCATCCACCACCGACGCCATGGGCGCCACGACCGCGTACACCTACTACGACGACGGCCTCCCCGCCACGACCACCGCACGGCAGGTCACCCAGGCCGACGGCACCCGCCACGACATCGTCACGCAGGCCGACACCTACGACCTGGCCGGCCACCTCACCCGCCGCACCACCGGAAACGGCACCACCACCCAGACCTTCACCGTGGACGCCCTCGGCCGCACCACCGCAAGCGTTCTGGACCCCGGAGGACTGGGCCGCGCCACCACCTACACCTACGACAGCGACGACCGCGTCACGGAGACGGCCCAGAGCATCGCCGGAACCGGCAAGCTCATCACCACCTCCGCCTACGACGCCGCCGGCAACGTCACCCGGCAGACCGCCACCGACGGCACCACCACTCACACCGTCACCACCACCTACGACCGCCGCGGCCTGCCGCTGACCACTGTCAGCCCGCGCGGCAACACCACCGGCGCCGACCCCGCCGCCCACACGACCACCTACCGCTACGACGCGCTCGGCCGCCTCGTCCAGCAGACCGCCCCGGCCGTCCAGACGGAAGAGAACAACGCCGCGCCCACCACCCTCAACCCGGCCACCCTGACCGGCTACAACACCTTCGGTGAAGCAACCGAGGCCAAGGACCCCCGCGGCAACATCACCCGCGTCCAACTCGACCGCCTCGGCCGGACCACCACCGTCACCCTCCCCGATTACACCCCGCCTGGCGCCACCGCCCCCCTCACCGCCACTTCCCGCACCAGCTACACCCCCACCGGCCTCCCCCAGACCACCACCGACCCGCTCGGCCGCGTCACCCGCTACGCCTACGACCAGCTCGGCCAACTCCTCACCCGCACCGACCCGGCAGCCGACGCCACCGCCGCCCTCGCCGCCGAGACCAACTCCGCTCTCCTCAACCCCACCAGCACCGACGGCGGCGGTATCACCCGCTACACCTGGACCCCCACCGGCCTCCAGCTGTCGGCCACCGACCCGCTGGGCGCCCGCACCGAATCCACCTACGACGAACTCGGCCGCACCCTCACCGCCACCACCGTCGAGCGCCGCCCCACCACGGCCAACCTCGTCTCCCGCTACACCTGGGACGACGCGGACAACCAGACCGCCTCGACCACCCCCGCCGGCGTCACCACCACCAGCACCTACAACCCGGCCGGCGAAGCCAAGACCGTCACCACCCCCGCCGGAACGACCAAGTTCGACTACGACGGCCTCGGCCGCCGCACCCAGACCACCGACGCCACCAACCGCCGCACGACCACCACCTACGGCGCCCTCGGCAACGCCACCGCCACCACCGACTACGGCACTGGCACCACCGCCCTGCGCACCGTGAACGCCGAGTACGACGCCGAAGGCAACCTCACCGCAGCTGTCTCACCGCAGACCAGGGCCCGCACCACCTACACCTACGACGCCCTGGGCCGCACGACGCAGCAGACCGAACCCCTCTCCGCGACCACCTCCATCACCACCTCGTTCGGCTACGACGCGGCAGGCAACCGCACCCGGCTCACCGACGGCCGCGGCAACACCACCACCTACACCTTCACCCCCTGGGGCCTGCCCGAATCCACCATCGAGCCCTCCACCCAGGCCCACCCGGCGACATCCGACCGCACCTGGACCACCGTCTACGACAAGACCGGCCAGGCCGTGAAGGAACTCCTGCCCGGCGGCGTCCAGCGCGAGAAGACCTACGACGCCCTCGGCCGCCTCACCCGGGAAACCGGCACCGGCGCCGAAGCCGCCACCACGACCCGCACCCTGGAGTACGACCTCGCCGGCCACCTCACCGCCACCGGCACCGCGGACGCCCTCACCCGCAACACCTACACCTACAACGACCGCGGCCAACTCCTCACCGCAGCAGGCCCCGGCGGCACCTCGGAGTACAGCTACAACGCCGACGGCGCCATGACGATGCGCAAGACCGGCGCGGGCACCACCAGCTACGGCTACGACACCGCCGGCCGCATCGACTGGACCGCCGACGGCATCACCGACAACCAGATCTGGTACGACTTCGACGCCGCAGGCCGCCCGAAGCAGGAGCAGTACGCGACCAAACCCGCAGGAGCCACCGCCTACACGGCCACCGCCAGACGCGCCTACGCCTACGACGAACTCGGCCGCCTGAACACCGACACCCTCACCACCGTCGACGGCACGACCACCGTCGCCTCCACCGCCTACGACTACGACCTCGACGACAACCTCACGTCGAAGAAGACCACCGGCACCGCCGGCGCGGGCACCAACACCTACGCCTACGACCAGGCCGACCGCATGACGTCCTGGACCAAGGACGGCACCACCACCGCCTACACGTGGGACGCCTCCGGCAACCGCACCCAGGCCGGCACCAGGACGGCGACCTTCGACGCCCGCAACCGCCGACTCACCGACGGCACCACCACCTTCACCTACACCGCCCGCGGCACCCTCGCCTCGACCACCAACGGCACCGGCACCCCGCGCACCCTCACCTCCGACGCCTTCGAACGCAAGATCACCGACGGCGCCACCACCTACACCTACGACTCCCTCGACCGCATCCAGACCCGCGGCACCACGACCTTCACCTACGACGGCGGCTCCAACAACCTCGCCACCGACGGCACCACCACCTACAACCGAACCCCCGACGGCGCCCTCCTCTCCTACTCCACCGGCACCACCAAGCAGTGGGCCCTCACCGACCAGCACACCGACCTCGTCGCCGGCCTCACCCCCGACGCCACCCAGACCACCAGCTCCACCACCTACGACCCCTTCGGCACCAAAACCACCACCACCGGCACCACCCCCGCCCTCGGCTACCAGTCCGGCTGGACCGACCCCACCACCGGCGACATCAACATGGCCGCCCGCTGGTACCAGCCGGGCACCGGGTCCTTCGGGTCTCGGGACACCTGGCAACTGGAGCCCAATCCTTCATCACGTGCGAACCGGTATCTGTATGGCGGCGGAAACCCACTCTTGAGGACAGACCCAACCGGCCACGACTGGAGTTTGCGCGACGCCCTCCACGTTGCCGAAACCTTGATCAGGCCAAGCCCGATCGGTGTCTTCTTCACCGTCTATATGGGAGGAAGCGACAGCATCGGTGACGAGTGCTACGGCATGCCGTGCTACCTCCTCTACACCACCACCTCAAGCAAAAGCCAGTTCTGTGACACGCACTCGTGGACCGTGCAGTGCGGTGGAGCACCGGTATCCAGAGGCGGGTCAGGTTCCAGAGGCAGCGGGTACCACGGAGGGGGCTCCTCCTACCGTGGAGGCGGTTCCCCTTACAAGGACAAGCAGTGCAGTGGTTCATGCACGGTTCAACCGACCAAGCCTCCGAAACCCCCGATCGACCAGAACCCCAACGACGGCCCGAATCCCCGGACCGCTCCTGACCGCCCGATCGCCTTGCCGGAGTGGGGCTCAGGACTTGCAGGGTGGACTGTCGCCCAAGGCGTTGACCTGGTCGTCAGCGGTGCAAGGGTTCTCGGCCTCCTGGCAGCAAAGCTCTTCGACCCCGAAGACTTGATCGATCTCCTGCCGGTACCCAAGGATGAGCCCGGCGGGAAGAACAAGGGCCGGCAGCGCCAGGACGAGAAGTGCGACGACGGTCCGGGTGTGAGTCCGACAGGGCATGCGGTGTACCTGCCGCGCGAGCGGTACTACGACACCTTTGAGAAGCGTTGGGAGTGCCGAGCGACCGGCGTGTACGGTCTACTGGACCAGAGCGACTACAACAAGGGACGTAAAGCACCAGGAACCAACACCAACGATTCCACGCAGCCCCCAGGGATGAGGGAGATCGTTTCTCAGGGACACAGAGCCGCCAACGGTCACCTGATCCCCGCCGCGGCGACTGGTTCCGGGATCGACTTGCGAAACCTCGTGGCGGAGTACGAGAAGACCAATACCCCATACCTCAACCACGGGGTGGAGAAGGAAATCAGAAACGCGATCAAATCAGGCAAGCACTTGGCGATTTCAGTGACCCCGCATTACGGGAATTCGGGTAGTGGAATTCCTACCGAGATCGAATACAACTACGGAACCGTGGAAGACGGAACCATGAAGCACTGTGTGATATCACAGTCACCCGCGGGCGGAACCACCCGAGGAAGCAAAGATTGCCCACGGAGGTGAAAGAGATGCAGAAAAAATACCTCACACACGTGCTGGAAATGCTCGGCGCGCCCTTGCGGCGACACCAAGCCCCTGAGGCATGGCACAAACTGGAGAGCGAGCTGGGTGCAGGTCTCCCCCCGGACTACAAGGAGATTGTCGACGCCTACGCCCCAGTCAAGATCAACGGCCATCTGTACCTGAGCCACCCGGCGATCGAACCCTGGAACTTGGGCGAGTGGATTCACAGCACGGCCGAGGCGTGGTCACAGATCGAATGGGACGAGGACGAACCTGAGGGCGACCCTCGCGTGTCCCTCGGTGTGCCCGAGCTACTCTTCGGCACCCCGGACGGCCTGATCCCAATCGCCTCGACCGACCGAGGAGAGACGATCTTCTACGCACCGCAGGGAGCCCTGGGAGCAGGGGCGCTCTTCATCGAGAATGGTGAGGGCGAGTTCTTCGAGTACTCCTTCTCGTTCGTGGAGTGGCTGTACCGCTGGCTGATCGGCGAGGAGGTTACCGGGCCGGGTGGTGGCGCCTTTTATCCAGGGCCTGTAGCGCTTATGGACCTTCCCATGTCTCCGGAAGACCCTCAAGAGACTCGGTACGGGCCGCCCCGTGGTATGTGACTTGACGTACCTCGTGAGCCCGTAACACGATCATGATCGTGTTACGGGCTCTATTGCCCAGTACTGTGCATTGGGAGTGGACGGCCCGTCCCCGGCACAGACTCATTCGCGCTCAGCGAGCGGACCTGCCCAGCAGAGCGAGGCCCGCACACACGGCGGTCTCGTCATGGTGCGGAACTGGCCGACGCCGGTCGACGGCGACCACGTGGTGGTGGGCCAGCGGACGTCGGCCCGGATCAGGAGCCTGGGCTGTCCTGCCGAAAAATCTGGTGTGCGCAGGCCATTGGCGACATCGTCGACTTCGGACTCACCCATTTACTCAATGCCTCGTCCACGCGCAACCCCGGCTGGGGGACTCTCCACTACGCCGCGCGCGACTCGACGGCAAGGCCGGCACTGCGCAGTGACCTCTACTCGTTCGACTGTGTCGTCTACGAGACGATCACCGGCTGGTCCCCCTTCGCCCACCACCAGGACCCGGTCACCGTCATCTGGGACCACGCCGCCAAAGTTCCGGACCAGCCACGCGATCTGCGCCCGGGTGCACCACGGCCGCTCGACCACCTCGTGATGAGCCTGCTAAAAATCCCGACGCCCACACGGTCACGGCAGCACTCCAGCAGATCGAGTACGTCTCCGATCACGCCGCCGACCCTCATGTGGACACCAGGCACGTCGCCGAGATCCAACAGCTGGAACTCTATCCAGCACATGTGACAGCCCCCTGGTCCACCACCCCCGATGTACTCGACGCCCGCCCCCGGCACGCCCATCTCCCCGGTGAATCCGGCGATCCCCGTGGCGCGGCAGTCCTCTACCAACGCCTCACCCAGGACTGCGCCCGCCTCGTCCCTCCGGACGACGACCTGCGTGAGCCACCGGGTCGGACACCTGCGTCGGCGTACACGGTGCCGCTGCCGCTCAAGGCATGGCTGTGGTCGACCTCTCCCAGCCGAAGATGCCGGTTCTCACGTCGGGCTGCGTACTCAGGGCATCCTCCGTAACCCGTCCGCACCTCAATTGCCTTCCGGGGCGACCGAGGATCGTTCCAGCACACCCCGGCCCGGCTACCAGCTGTCGCAACCCGTAGATTCGCAACCTCACGGGGTGCACGACCAGGCATTTAGCGCTCAGCGGAGGACGGCGTCACGTCGTACGAGCGACGATGGCGCGTCAGCAGACCTCCGCGTCCTGATCGACTGGATCCACTCGCAAAACGCCCTACCGCACAGCCAAGGGAACCTCGCAGGTCACGCTGCCCATTCCGGGCCCGGTGGTCGCGTGTGGTCGCACACTGGAGACAAGCACTTCCCCGCCTCCCGGAGGCGATCCCCATGCGCACCAGCACCAGCACTGGCCGCGGCCGTGTCTACCGCCGCTGCGGCTGCAGAGACCCCCAGCACCACCAGCTCGGCGCCCTCTGCCCCCGCCTCACCACGGACAGCGGCCACGACACCTGGACCTTCGCCGTCGACCTCCCCAACCCCGGCCCGCACCGCACCACCGTCCGCCGGGGCGGCTTCCCCACCCACGACCTCGCCGAACAAGCCCTCACCCGCTTCCTCGACGGCCAGGCCGTCGGATACAACGCCGACCCCAGCCAGACCGTCGCCGACTACCTCACCACCTGGCTGGAGACCAAAGCCCTCATCCTGAAGCCGACCACGATGGCCCGCTACCGCGACTACGTCCACAACGACCTCGTCCCCGCCTTCGGCACCCTCAAGCTCGACCAGCTCGCCCACCGTCACATCTCCGCCTACGTCACCCGCCAGCTCGCCACCGGCCGCGGACACGTCACCCTCTACCGCTGCCTCGCCACCCTCTCCAGCGCCCTCGGCGACGCCGTCCGCGAACACCGCCTCCCCCACAACCCCGCCTCACCCCCCGTCCTGCACCGCCCCCCATCACCGGAACGCAGAATCTGGACCGCCGAAGAAGCCGCACGCTTCCTCACCCACTGCCACCAGGCCGACCCGCAGATGGCCGACCTGTTCGAGTTCCTCATCGGCACCGGCCTGCGCAAAGGCGAAGCCCTCGCACTCCACTGGACCGACGTCCACCTCCCAGAGGGCGTCCTCTACGTGCGCTGCACCCTCTCCGCCATCGACAACAACCACCTCGTCATCACCACCCCGAAAACCCGCTCCAGCCGCGGATGGGTCGCCATCTCACCCCGCGTCGCCACCGCCCTCCACCACCAGGCACAAAGATCACCCCGCACCCACAGCGATCCCAGCGACCCCTTCACCGGACTCGTCTTCCACCGCCCCGACGGACGCCCCCTCGCACCCCACCACGTCCTCGACCGCCTCCACCAGCTCTCCGCCGAAGCCGGCGTCCCACAGATCACCGTCCACGACCTGCGCCACCTCACAGCCACCATCACCATCAGCGCAGGCATCCCCCTCACCGTGGTCTCCAAGACCCTGCGCCACTCCACCCTCTCCACCACCGCGAACATCTACAGCCACCTAACCCACCAGGCAGCCCGCCAAGCCGTCGACACCATCGACCACACCCTCACCACAGCCCAGAACAGCAGCCGCGCACCCAGCCGCCCCGCATGGCTGCGACCACCCCGCGACCACCTCCACCGCCTCCGCCAAGCACTCCACCGGCACCACACCCCCACGCCACCGGCCTTCAGCCTCACAGCCTCCCGACCACAGACCGCACACGCGACCACACTGCGACCACCACGGCCCCAGACACACCGGAAGCCGCCCTCCCAGAAATGAGAGAACGGCTTCCGACCTGCGACTTCAAAAGTCGGGACGACAGGATTTGAACCTGCGACCCCTTGACCCCCAGCAGGATTATGCCGACATAACAGACTAATTATGGACGCGAGTTGTGAGCGAACGACCATCACGTTCACTGCCGTGCACACCGTGTGGTCCCCAACTGGTCCCCAACAACGCAGCTCTGCCCTGCCATCTGACACCCGCCCAGACAGACGCTCCCGGTGTACGGAGCCCAACCACATCGTCGGGCCTCCGACGTGAGCGCCATGCCCAGTCCAGGCGCCATCCTCGGCACCAAGTTCCCGGAGGCCGCCGGCCGCATGACGGTCTTCGGCACCGCCGACCGGCTTGCCGGTTTCGGTGGCGTCGCCCAGTCCCCCGAAATCCCAGGAAGATCGGCAGCGACCTGCTCCGACCTCAACGCTACAACCGCAGACTCCAGCGCGTGCTCTCCGTCTCGGCGCTGTTCAGCGTCCGGTGTGCTGCGAGAAGTCCCGTCGGTTCCACGACCGCAAACACGCCGCATCCCGGCTGTCCTCGTCCTCGCCCGTCGACGCGTCAGCGTCCGGTGGACCCTCCTACGCGAGAGACGGCGCTACGAACTGGCACATCTGCCGCCGCTTGTTGCCTGACAGGCAGCATGTGGAATCGGTCGCCAAGGCGAAGAGTCTCACT encodes:
- a CDS encoding SMI1/KNR4 family protein, translating into MPTEVKEMQKKYLTHVLEMLGAPLRRHQAPEAWHKLESELGAGLPPDYKEIVDAYAPVKINGHLYLSHPAIEPWNLGEWIHSTAEAWSQIEWDEDEPEGDPRVSLGVPELLFGTPDGLIPIASTDRGETIFYAPQGALGAGALFIENGEGEFFEYSFSFVEWLYRWLIGEEVTGPGGGAFYPGPVALMDLPMSPEDPQETRYGPPRGM
- a CDS encoding LamG-like jellyroll fold domain-containing protein, coding for MAVLAGTEGVASAQTFTAPRPESVEAPEQRWGSADGHPSTATAGETSANASGGRRGHTAAPGELPPESGVSSVVGAANAPVPDAETAPVTVRTAEPKGFDAATSREVVGERERTSRTFENTDGTLTTRFYDEPVNFQNAAGNWTPIDTTLKPAAQSHGHLGQAVSAAEDGWKITAGDAETTFAGHADGAPLVSLRTGTDTSVGFSIQDAAHAPGEADASTVVYRSVRPSADVRFVAGGTSVKEVITLDSADAPTEWIFPLHTQGVTARLEATGAVTFRDAAGGVRATMPAGWMEDANLAPDSNQGEISTGVRYELLDVTGGQALKVSLDTEWLNAPQRVFPVKVDPTVTTVTSTNATSGTYVQSPYNADFSGDTNVKIGTYDGGGHKAAAFLRFAGVENTLKNAWVVGARLAVYNTWSYSCTARPVTVHAITSNWAESTTRTYPGPSTGSALSSKSFTHGWRPEGQTAYPCGAAAWESIPLGSAGRQLVDDWTHGRKKNYGLALKASTTDSKAWKNFGSDDYPNGKPSLDVTWTKYGATYKLGEFVTPMTATSEGVFKVTVTNRGQQTWPKGGNFTLRYLLYDAAGKEITDTSKIRWSTMPADVPPGATVTVDAKIAPLTPADYTLAWTMNDNGVATFSGAGVPVSAMRVSAVNVPPYLTGAAPASGAVVSTLTPTLWASGADRDRYPKALQYQFEVCEVEGKNTRKNCKTGPRVSSQQWAVTSGWLSWSKTYAWYGYAYDGSSTSTRPGPSLLTTQVPQPVITSHLGGSDSGRIFGERSGNYATSATDAAVPTVGPELSVTRTYNSQDPRQRNAFGAGWATRWDMRAEAESTGSVVLTLATGTQVRFGKNADGTYAAPSGSAGVLKAQSGGGWTLRDGSGTLSTFSSAGLLTKIADGHGRAQELTYTDGKLTQAKDVLSGRTLTFTWSGGHVTAAETNAVNGTGTGLKWAYTYDGDRLTKVCPPSSTTECTVYTYESGSLYRSTVLDDGPTGYWRLNEPEEESAASEAVSNTGLNDALYRDVTRGATGALSGTGNKAGSFDGADSHLALPDDALGSSPFASVELWFQTTKPGVLLSQANERMEDVDPSVSQSTPLLYVGTDGKLRGQFYFPGTTWTPLTSTGAVNDGSWHHVVLSGAGTTQTLYLDGVAVGSKTGVIDHLEQRYTYVGLGWTSVPWAGIDKTDQLGHFTGSIDEVAVYGHTMDASTAAAHYAARTAVSRITKVILPSGRVSSEVSYDSDTERVTQAKDNNGGVWKVSAPAYSAGSAAYSDAVRASGPNEYWRLGDRRGTTAATALPEGSDGTYGDNAALGTYGAFAAGDDTAVGLSGDSYVQLADASLSGAALSAELWFRTDKPGILLTESNTDISEDEVPSRATPLLYVGTDGKLRGQFYSDTTNWTPPASKSTVTDSQWHHAVVTGNGSTSALYVDGALAGTVSGAITHLDQTRIFLGKGRTGSRWAALDSTDPWGHFSGALDEVAFYPKALTAAEIGAHYRSRTGMVTGDGPHYRGAVTVDAPAGYWRLDESTGTTAHSQVAVLDGDGTYTNATLGADGAFGTGDNTAVTFKGNGYAEIPGSILRGSTDLAVELWFKTTKAGVLIGDQSAPMGATVTGTYAPLLYVGTDGKLNGKFFSSGLGTAKVASADSVTDDQWHHAVVTATGTAQTLYLDGVQAATLTGAVNHQSNTRTYIGAGFAKNWPAAPADASYFTGQIDEVAVYQHGLSADQVAEHYRSREHSGSSALAMTVTVTDPVGATTSTTYDALRGQRRTATTDADGGVTTYAYDTGGYLHTVTDPAGHSTVTGHDARGNTVSTTTCRDAGSCATSFTTYFLNAGDPLDPRNDKALTQRDARSTGPADNRYRTTFAYNTLGLPTAATRADNTAATTTYTAGTEAAVGGGTAPAGLALTQTTPGGAKTSYRYYASGDLADVTSPSGLVTSYTYDGLGRKTAEKQVSDSFPAGVTTAYGYDQASRIVSETGTGVKNEITNTVHTAAITRTYDADGNLLTETTKDTTGGDAERTTVNHYDEHGLNDSSTDAEQNTTTYEHDLLGRVTSQTDPAGTRQTYTYTARGQHATTVLNDWTGDPSGTTRDLTVAANAYDPSGRLASTTDAMGATTAYTYYDDGLPATTTARQVTQADGTRHDIVTQADTYDLAGHLTRRTTGNGTTTQTFTVDALGRTTASVLDPGGLGRATTYTYDSDDRVTETAQSIAGTGKLITTSAYDAAGNVTRQTATDGTTTHTVTTTYDRRGLPLTTVSPRGNTTGADPAAHTTTYRYDALGRLVQQTAPAVQTEENNAAPTTLNPATLTGYNTFGEATEAKDPRGNITRVQLDRLGRTTTVTLPDYTPPGATAPLTATSRTSYTPTGLPQTTTDPLGRVTRYAYDQLGQLLTRTDPAADATAALAAETNSALLNPTSTDGGGITRYTWTPTGLQLSATDPLGARTESTYDELGRTLTATTVERRPTTANLVSRYTWDDADNQTASTTPAGVTTTSTYNPAGEAKTVTTPAGTTKFDYDGLGRRTQTTDATNRRTTTTYGALGNATATTDYGTGTTALRTVNAEYDAEGNLTAAVSPQTRARTTYTYDALGRTTQQTEPLSATTSITTSFGYDAAGNRTRLTDGRGNTTTYTFTPWGLPESTIEPSTQAHPATSDRTWTTVYDKTGQAVKELLPGGVQREKTYDALGRLTRETGTGAEAATTTRTLEYDLAGHLTATGTADALTRNTYTYNDRGQLLTAAGPGGTSEYSYNADGAMTMRKTGAGTTSYGYDTAGRIDWTADGITDNQIWYDFDAAGRPKQEQYATKPAGATAYTATARRAYAYDELGRLNTDTLTTVDGTTTVASTAYDYDLDDNLTSKKTTGTAGAGTNTYAYDQADRMTSWTKDGTTTAYTWDASGNRTQAGTRTATFDARNRRLTDGTTTFTYTARGTLASTTNGTGTPRTLTSDAFERKITDGATTYTYDSLDRIQTRGTTTFTYDGGSNNLATDGTTTYNRTPDGALLSYSTGTTKQWALTDQHTDLVAGLTPDATQTTSSTTYDPFGTKTTTTGTTPALGYQSGWTDPTTGDINMAARWYQPGTGSFGSRDTWQLEPNPSSRANRYLYGGGNPLLRTDPTGHDWSLRDALHVAETLIRPSPIGVFFTVYMGGSDSIGDECYGMPCYLLYTTTSSKSQFCDTHSWTVQCGGAPVSRGGSGSRGSGYHGGGSSYRGGGSPYKDKQCSGSCTVQPTKPPKPPIDQNPNDGPNPRTAPDRPIALPEWGSGLAGWTVAQGVDLVVSGARVLGLLAAKLFDPEDLIDLLPVPKDEPGGKNKGRQRQDEKCDDGPGVSPTGHAVYLPRERYYDTFEKRWECRATGVYGLLDQSDYNKGRKAPGTNTNDSTQPPGMREIVSQGHRAANGHLIPAAATGSGIDLRNLVAEYEKTNTPYLNHGVEKEIRNAIKSGKHLAISVTPHYGNSGSGIPTEIEYNYGTVEDGTMKHCVISQSPAGGTTRGSKDCPRR
- a CDS encoding tyrosine-type recombinase/integrase, with the protein product MRTSTSTGRGRVYRRCGCRDPQHHQLGALCPRLTTDSGHDTWTFAVDLPNPGPHRTTVRRGGFPTHDLAEQALTRFLDGQAVGYNADPSQTVADYLTTWLETKALILKPTTMARYRDYVHNDLVPAFGTLKLDQLAHRHISAYVTRQLATGRGHVTLYRCLATLSSALGDAVREHRLPHNPASPPVLHRPPSPERRIWTAEEAARFLTHCHQADPQMADLFEFLIGTGLRKGEALALHWTDVHLPEGVLYVRCTLSAIDNNHLVITTPKTRSSRGWVAISPRVATALHHQAQRSPRTHSDPSDPFTGLVFHRPDGRPLAPHHVLDRLHQLSAEAGVPQITVHDLRHLTATITISAGIPLTVVSKTLRHSTLSTTANIYSHLTHQAARQAVDTIDHTLTTAQNSSRAPSRPAWLRPPRDHLHRLRQALHRHHTPTPPAFSLTASRPQTAHATTLRPPRPQTHRKPPSQK